A single window of Luteipulveratus halotolerans DNA harbors:
- a CDS encoding class II fructose-bisphosphate aldolase, with the protein MTLARLDDVLVQARAAGRGVGAFNVVQLEHAHGLIAAAEETGLPVVLQISENAARYHGSLLGIGTATRVLAEASPATCVVHLDHATDTELVRQAVDLGFTSVMFDGSTLPDEQNRDVTAEVVARCHEAGVSVEAELGEVGGKDGVHAPGVRTDPDDAAAFVDDTGVDALAVAVGSSHAMTERSARLDHTLISRLRDAVPVPLVLHGSSGVPDAEIVRGLRAGLTKVNIATHLNAVFTGDVRRVLGADERLVDTRKYLGPARDALRDETARLLRLLAS; encoded by the coding sequence ATGACCCTCGCCCGTCTCGACGACGTCCTGGTGCAGGCCCGCGCCGCGGGACGGGGCGTCGGCGCGTTCAACGTCGTCCAGCTCGAGCACGCGCACGGCCTGATCGCGGCCGCTGAGGAGACCGGACTACCGGTCGTGCTCCAGATCAGCGAGAACGCCGCGCGCTACCACGGGTCGCTCCTCGGCATCGGCACCGCGACCCGGGTGCTGGCCGAGGCATCGCCTGCCACCTGCGTGGTCCACCTCGACCACGCCACCGACACCGAGCTGGTCCGGCAGGCGGTCGACCTGGGGTTCACGTCGGTGATGTTCGACGGGTCGACGCTGCCCGACGAGCAGAACCGCGACGTCACGGCCGAGGTCGTCGCGCGCTGTCATGAGGCCGGCGTCTCCGTCGAAGCCGAGCTCGGCGAGGTCGGCGGCAAGGACGGCGTGCACGCGCCCGGCGTCCGCACCGACCCCGACGACGCGGCTGCGTTCGTCGACGACACCGGCGTGGATGCGCTCGCGGTCGCCGTGGGTTCGTCGCACGCGATGACCGAGCGCAGCGCTCGGCTCGACCACACGCTGATCTCGCGGCTCCGTGACGCGGTGCCGGTGCCGCTGGTGCTGCACGGGTCGTCCGGTGTGCCCGACGCCGAGATCGTGCGCGGGCTGCGCGCAGGGCTCACCAAGGTCAACATCGCGACGCACCTCAACGCGGTGTTCACGGGCGACGTACGCCGGGTGCTGGGTGCCGATGAGCGGCTGGTCGACACACGTAAGTACCTCGGCCCGGCTCGTGACGCCCTGCGTGACGAGACCGCGCGGCTGCTGCGGCTGCTCGCGTCCTAG
- the bioA gene encoding adenosylmethionine--8-amino-7-oxononanoate transaminase → MTAPTALGSVIARDRGLLWHPYAPLRGSLPYEVVGAEGPRLHLVGDDGVRRSVVDAMSSWWSVVHGYRHPALDAAARAQLDRFSHAMFGGLTHAPAVELGERLVAMTPSGLEHVFFADSGSVSVEVAMKVALQYQAAANHPERQRFLTIRGGYHGDTFAAMSVCDPVDGMHSAFPGVLARQVFADRPPLARSADEVRGLTRDTSDAVRRWAASVKNVAFQHGSACAAIIVEPVLQGAGGMRPYPADCLRVLREVADEHGMLLVHDEIATGFGRTGTLFGSDWAGEDARPDILCVGKALTGGYMTLAAMLCTGAVAETIERSQFGAVLHGPTFMANPLACTVAAASLDLLIERGWQRDVARLERGLANLHEAQSLSSVDHVRVLGGVGVIQLREPVDVVAVTRAALERGAWVRPFRNLVYTMPPYVSTDDDLRTTCAAMIGAVAEVHG, encoded by the coding sequence GTGACCGCCCCCACAGCACTCGGCTCGGTGATCGCCCGCGATCGCGGCCTGCTCTGGCACCCGTACGCCCCACTGCGCGGCTCGCTGCCGTACGAGGTCGTGGGCGCCGAGGGTCCGCGGCTGCACCTGGTCGGTGACGACGGCGTACGCCGGTCGGTCGTCGACGCGATGAGCTCGTGGTGGTCGGTCGTGCACGGTTATCGGCACCCGGCCCTCGACGCGGCGGCCCGCGCACAGCTCGACCGGTTCAGCCATGCGATGTTCGGGGGACTCACCCACGCGCCGGCGGTCGAGCTCGGCGAACGCCTCGTGGCCATGACGCCGAGCGGCCTGGAGCACGTCTTCTTCGCCGACTCCGGATCGGTGTCCGTCGAGGTCGCGATGAAGGTCGCGCTGCAGTACCAGGCGGCGGCCAATCACCCTGAGCGCCAACGGTTTCTGACGATCCGCGGTGGCTATCACGGCGACACGTTCGCGGCCATGAGCGTGTGCGACCCGGTCGACGGGATGCACTCGGCGTTCCCCGGCGTGCTGGCCCGCCAGGTGTTCGCCGACCGTCCTCCGCTCGCCCGTTCGGCCGACGAGGTGCGTGGCCTCACCCGAGACACCTCCGACGCCGTACGCCGATGGGCCGCCTCCGTGAAAAACGTTGCGTTCCAGCATGGTTCGGCGTGTGCGGCCATCATCGTCGAGCCAGTCCTGCAAGGCGCAGGCGGCATGCGTCCCTACCCCGCCGACTGCCTGCGCGTGCTGCGCGAGGTCGCCGATGAGCACGGCATGCTCCTCGTCCACGACGAGATCGCGACCGGATTCGGCCGTACCGGAACCCTTTTCGGCTCCGACTGGGCCGGCGAGGATGCGCGACCCGACATCCTGTGCGTCGGTAAGGCCCTGACCGGCGGATATATGACGTTGGCCGCCATGCTGTGCACCGGCGCGGTCGCCGAGACCATCGAACGCAGTCAGTTCGGTGCAGTGCTGCACGGACCGACGTTCATGGCCAACCCGCTCGCGTGCACCGTGGCGGCTGCCTCGCTCGACCTGCTGATCGAGCGTGGGTGGCAGAGAGACGTGGCTCGGCTCGAACGCGGTCTCGCGAATCTGCATGAGGCGCAGTCGCTTTCGTCGGTCGACCACGTGCGCGTGCTGGGAGGAGTCGGTGTGATCCAGCTGCGTGAACCCGTCGACGTCGTCGCGGTGACGCGCGCCGCACTCGAGCGTGGTGCGTGGGTGCGACCGTTCCGCAACCTCGTCTACACGATGCCCCCGTACGTCAGCACCGACGACGACCTGCGTACGACGTGCGCTGCGATGATCGGCGCCGTCGCGGAGGTGCACGGATGA